One Bufo gargarizans isolate SCDJY-AF-19 chromosome 3, ASM1485885v1, whole genome shotgun sequence DNA segment encodes these proteins:
- the TMEM50A gene encoding transmembrane protein 50A, with protein sequence MSGIFESLRCSECVDWGEKRNAIASVAAGVLFFTGWWIIIDAAVKYPSETDLNHSYHACGVIATVAFLMINAVSNGQVRGDSYSEGCTGQTGARIWLFLGFMLAFGSLIASMWILFGGYVAQNAAVVYPGIAVFFQNAFIFFGGLVFKFGRTEDLWQ encoded by the exons ATGTCTGGCATTTTTGAATCTTTACGCTGTTCAGAGTGCGTAGACTGGGGTGAAAAGAGGAACGCTATTGCATCAGTTGCAGCTGGAGTTCTT TTTTTCACAGGTTGGTGGATCATCATTGATGCTGCAGTTAAATATCCTTCTGAAACAGACCTGAATCACTCATACCATGCCTGCGGGGTTATAGCTACTGTAGCTTTTTTAAT GATAAATGCAGTGTCCAATGGCCAGGTTCGTGGTGACAGCTATAGCGAGGGATGTACGGgacaaacag gtgCTCGAATTTGGCTTTTCCTAGGTTTTATGTTGGCCTTTGGCTCTCTGATTGCTTCCATGTGGATATTGTTCGGCGGTTATGTGGCCCAAA ATGCTGCTGTGGTGTATCCCGGGATTGCTGTGTTTTTTCAAAATGCTTTTATATTTTTCGG GGGGCTGGTTTTCAAGTTTGGTCGGACTGAAGATTTATGGCAATAA